In Treponema sp. OMZ 798, the following proteins share a genomic window:
- the mutS gene encoding DNA mismatch repair protein MutS yields MMRQYLSIKAQYKDEILFFRLGDFYEMFFDEAVEVSRILNLTLTKRADVPMCGIPYHAAKIYIARLLRAGKKIAICEQVTEPVAGGLTERKVVEVITPGTVAEDDFLEQGSNNYLAAVYCSNKKTEGTCGLDYYAGLAYIDVTTGNFFATSFPKTDFKEQFLKEIGRINPKEILIQQSLQSEFPGLKQILSEFPSMMQNFYPDWSFNPDQAEKRLCAAFGTENLKGFLLDIDSPEVPPAGLLLQYLEEISGRDISHISGIKIYAESDFVSLDDSTRKNLELLTNLRDNSPAYSLFESVNYTKTAMGTRLLRRRISYPLRSKKEIDKRLDKVNSLFKDGKASAVIRETLSSILDIERLSGRIAMKKTHGKDLLALKQSLNSVIRMGSLIEEKKLNFLQINDEEKKLLTEICNLLENSIDDECTIALNDGKLIKKGFSKKVDSIKNIKENAHGILEKYLDDERKKTGINNLKIKYNRMMGYFLEVSLGNISAVPDYFIRQRSLSNADRFTTETLQQIEDNINNSEERLIDAEKEVFDEVCAEIGSHHRFLQKLAEEVAELDVNQSFAQAAILHAWTRPELCDNSGILNITNGRHPVVENHLRAGDFVPNSIELLSGEASNQEDRTIPSFAVITGPNMAGKSTFLRQTALICLLAQIGSFVPAEKAVLSPVDKIFCRVGATDNLARGESTFLVEMIETAYILNSATRNSLVIMDEVGRGTSMEDGLAIAQAVSEHLLNIIKAKTLFATHYHELTRLEHEKIINLKLDVLEAEGKIVFLKKVVPGAAGNSYGIHVAGLAGIPQSVLTRAENLLYMRSQFQKERAGQAASPSGITAVGSEEKTASSPVSKGLSLFPEEELILNEILSTNPDETAPIKALQLIASWKNRLSGK; encoded by the coding sequence ATGATGAGGCAATACCTCAGCATTAAGGCACAATACAAGGACGAAATACTTTTTTTTAGGCTCGGCGATTTTTATGAGATGTTTTTCGATGAGGCTGTTGAAGTAAGCCGGATCTTAAACCTGACTCTCACAAAAAGAGCCGATGTACCTATGTGCGGCATACCCTATCACGCCGCAAAAATATACATAGCCCGCCTCCTCAGGGCAGGGAAAAAAATTGCAATATGCGAGCAAGTTACGGAGCCCGTAGCAGGAGGCTTGACCGAGCGCAAGGTTGTTGAAGTTATCACTCCCGGCACCGTTGCCGAAGACGACTTTTTGGAACAGGGAAGCAATAACTACCTTGCGGCCGTATATTGCTCAAACAAAAAAACGGAAGGAACCTGCGGTCTCGATTACTATGCAGGACTAGCCTATATAGATGTTACCACTGGCAATTTTTTTGCTACTTCATTCCCCAAAACAGACTTTAAAGAACAGTTTTTAAAAGAAATCGGAAGAATCAACCCCAAGGAAATTTTAATTCAGCAGTCACTTCAAAGCGAATTTCCCGGCTTAAAGCAAATTCTTTCGGAATTTCCCTCGATGATGCAAAACTTTTATCCCGATTGGAGCTTTAACCCCGATCAGGCCGAAAAAAGGCTTTGCGCAGCCTTCGGAACCGAAAACCTAAAGGGCTTTTTACTCGATATCGATTCGCCTGAAGTTCCGCCTGCCGGCCTCCTGCTTCAATATTTGGAAGAGATTTCAGGCAGGGATATTTCCCATATTTCGGGGATTAAAATCTATGCCGAAAGCGACTTTGTTTCCTTGGATGATTCCACAAGGAAAAATTTGGAACTTTTGACCAACTTAAGGGATAACAGCCCTGCATACAGCCTCTTTGAATCCGTAAATTACACAAAGACGGCCATGGGAACCCGCCTTTTAAGGAGGAGGATAAGCTATCCGCTCCGCTCAAAGAAGGAAATAGATAAGAGACTCGACAAGGTAAACAGTCTTTTCAAGGACGGAAAGGCTTCAGCGGTTATAAGGGAAACTCTTTCTTCAATACTCGATATTGAGCGTCTTTCGGGCCGCATTGCCATGAAAAAGACCCACGGGAAGGATCTTTTAGCCCTAAAACAAAGTCTTAATTCCGTAATAAGGATGGGCAGCCTCATAGAAGAAAAAAAGCTTAATTTTTTGCAGATTAACGATGAAGAAAAAAAGCTGCTTACCGAAATCTGCAACCTTTTGGAAAATTCGATAGATGATGAGTGCACAATAGCCTTAAATGACGGAAAACTTATAAAAAAAGGTTTTTCAAAAAAGGTAGACTCGATAAAAAACATAAAAGAAAATGCCCACGGGATTCTTGAAAAGTATTTGGACGATGAGCGGAAAAAAACCGGTATCAATAATCTAAAAATAAAATATAACAGAATGATGGGCTATTTTTTAGAAGTTTCTTTAGGCAATATATCGGCCGTTCCCGATTATTTTATCCGGCAGCGCTCCCTATCAAATGCAGACCGTTTTACCACCGAAACCTTACAACAAATTGAAGACAATATAAATAACTCGGAAGAAAGGCTTATCGATGCCGAAAAAGAAGTATTTGATGAGGTCTGTGCCGAAATAGGCTCTCATCACCGCTTTTTACAAAAACTTGCAGAAGAAGTTGCCGAGCTTGATGTAAACCAGTCCTTTGCACAGGCCGCAATTTTGCATGCTTGGACAAGACCGGAACTTTGCGATAATTCGGGTATCTTAAATATAACAAACGGCAGGCACCCTGTAGTCGAAAACCATCTTAGAGCCGGAGACTTTGTTCCCAATTCCATTGAACTCCTGTCGGGAGAAGCTTCAAATCAAGAAGATAGAACAATTCCATCCTTTGCCGTTATTACAGGGCCCAACATGGCGGGAAAAAGCACTTTTTTACGGCAGACAGCACTAATCTGCCTTTTAGCCCAGATTGGCTCCTTTGTTCCGGCCGAAAAGGCCGTTTTAAGCCCCGTAGATAAGATCTTTTGCAGAGTGGGAGCAACGGACAATCTTGCCCGAGGGGAATCGACCTTTTTGGTCGAGATGATAGAAACGGCCTACATTCTTAATTCGGCAACACGGAACAGCCTTGTTATCATGGACGAGGTCGGCCGAGGAACTTCGATGGAGGACGGGCTTGCCATAGCTCAGGCCGTAAGCGAACACCTCCTTAATATCATAAAGGCAAAAACCCTCTTTGCAACCCACTACCACGAGCTTACCCGTTTGGAGCACGAAAAAATCATAAACCTAAAATTGGATGTGCTTGAAGCGGAAGGAAAAATAGTTTTTTTAAAAAAGGTCGTACCCGGAGCTGCGGGAAACTCTTACGGCATCCATGTCGCAGGCCTTGCCGGTATCCCTCAAAGCGTCTTAACAAGGGCCGAAAACCTTCTATACATGCGAAGCCAATTCCAAAAAGAAAGAGCCGGTCAAGCAGCAAGCCCTTCCGGCATCACAGCCGTCGGCTCCGAAGAAAAAACTGCCTCAAGTCCGGTTTCAAAGGGCCTATCCCTCTTCCCGGAAGAAGAGCTTATCTTAAACGAAATCTTATCAACCAATCCCGATGAAACAGCCCCTATAAAAGCCCTCCAGCTAATCGCCTCATGGAAAAACAGGCTTTCGGGGAAATGA
- a CDS encoding urocanate hydratase gives MITNKEIASAMTIKLDATLPPDPVFEKGIRRAPSRGFNLTKAQTETALKNALRYVPEELHEKLAPEFLDELFTYGRIYAYRYRPHGNIYGKPIDEYKGKCLAAKAMQVMIDNNLDFDVALYPYELVTYGETGSVCHNWLQYRLIKKYLEELTEDQTLVMESGHPLGLFPSKPEAPRVIITNGLMIGMFDNYKDWEIAEEMGVANYGQMTAGGWMYIGPQGIVHGTFNTILTAGRKELGVASDGDLKGKLFISSGLGGMSGAQPKACEIANAVGVFAEVDKSRINTRLEQGWVHEMSDNLDEIFKKVDEYLKKKEPISIAYHGNIVDLLQYCVDKNVHIDLLSDQTSCHAPYEGGYCPEKMTFEERTKLLYENREEFCKRVDSTLKHHFELIKILSSRGTYFFDYGNSFLKAVFDAGAKDVSKNGIDEKDGFIFPSYVEDLMGPELFDYGYGPFRWVCLSGKPEDLDKTDAAAMSCINPDRRGQDRDNYYWVRDAKKNKLVVGTQARILYQDAEGRRDIALKFNEMVRKGEIGPVMMGRDHHDVSGTDSPFRETSNIKDGSNVMADMAVQCYAGNAARGMSLVALHNGGGVGIGKSINGGFGLVLDGSERVDEIIKSAIMWDVMGGVARRNWARNENSITTSIEYNKNYSNGHITIPYVAKNEFIKKLVEQKYKK, from the coding sequence ATGATTACAAACAAAGAAATCGCATCTGCGATGACCATTAAACTTGACGCAACACTTCCTCCCGATCCTGTTTTTGAAAAGGGAATCAGGCGTGCACCGAGCCGGGGCTTTAACTTGACAAAGGCGCAAACCGAAACAGCATTAAAAAATGCCCTGCGCTATGTACCGGAAGAACTTCACGAAAAGCTCGCTCCCGAATTTTTAGATGAGCTTTTTACCTACGGCCGAATTTATGCTTACCGCTATAGGCCTCACGGAAACATTTACGGAAAACCCATAGACGAGTACAAGGGTAAGTGCCTCGCAGCAAAGGCTATGCAGGTTATGATCGACAACAACTTGGACTTTGATGTTGCCCTCTACCCTTACGAACTTGTTACCTACGGTGAAACAGGCTCTGTCTGCCACAACTGGCTCCAGTACCGCCTCATCAAAAAATATTTGGAAGAATTAACCGAAGATCAGACCCTCGTTATGGAATCGGGGCACCCCTTAGGCCTCTTCCCCTCAAAGCCTGAAGCCCCTCGGGTTATAATTACAAACGGCCTTATGATAGGCATGTTCGATAATTATAAGGACTGGGAAATTGCAGAAGAAATGGGAGTTGCCAACTACGGCCAGATGACAGCCGGCGGCTGGATGTATATCGGTCCTCAGGGTATCGTTCACGGAACATTTAATACAATCCTCACAGCCGGCCGCAAGGAACTCGGAGTTGCAAGCGACGGCGACTTAAAGGGAAAACTCTTTATTTCTTCCGGCTTGGGCGGAATGTCCGGAGCCCAGCCCAAGGCTTGCGAAATAGCAAATGCCGTCGGTGTTTTTGCCGAGGTCGATAAATCGAGAATCAACACCCGTCTTGAACAAGGTTGGGTTCACGAAATGTCCGATAACCTTGATGAAATCTTTAAAAAGGTTGACGAGTACCTAAAAAAGAAGGAGCCCATCTCAATCGCCTATCACGGCAACATTGTAGACCTTCTTCAATACTGTGTAGACAAAAATGTTCACATCGACCTCCTTTCGGATCAGACCTCCTGTCACGCACCCTATGAGGGCGGCTACTGTCCCGAAAAGATGACCTTTGAAGAAAGAACAAAGCTCCTCTACGAAAACCGCGAAGAATTCTGCAAGAGGGTAGATTCTACATTAAAGCACCACTTTGAGCTTATCAAGATTCTTTCTTCAAGAGGAACCTACTTCTTCGACTACGGAAACTCCTTCCTAAAAGCCGTATTTGATGCAGGAGCAAAGGATGTTTCCAAAAACGGAATTGACGAAAAAGACGGATTTATCTTCCCCTCATATGTAGAAGACCTTATGGGACCCGAACTCTTCGATTACGGTTACGGCCCCTTCCGCTGGGTATGTTTGTCCGGAAAACCTGAAGACTTGGATAAGACCGACGCTGCCGCAATGAGCTGCATCAATCCCGACCGCCGAGGTCAGGACAGAGACAACTACTACTGGGTACGCGATGCCAAAAAGAACAAGCTCGTTGTAGGAACTCAAGCCCGAATTCTTTATCAGGATGCCGAGGGAAGAAGAGACATAGCCTTAAAGTTTAACGAGATGGTTCGCAAGGGCGAAATAGGACCGGTTATGATGGGACGCGACCACCACGATGTAAGCGGTACGGACTCTCCCTTTAGGGAAACCTCCAATATCAAGGACGGAAGTAACGTAATGGCAGACATGGCCGTACAGTGCTATGCCGGAAACGCAGCCAGAGGAATGAGCCTTGTAGCCCTTCACAACGGCGGAGGTGTAGGTATCGGAAAATCCATTAACGGCGGCTTCGGCCTCGTACTTGACGGAAGCGAAAGAGTTGACGAGATTATCAAGTCCGCAATTATGTGGGACGTAATGGGAGGCGTCGCCCGCCGAAACTGGGCCCGCAACGAAAACTCCATCACCACCAGTATCGAATACAACAAAAATTATTCTAACGGCCACATCACGATTCCCTACGTTGCTAAGAATGAGTTCATAAAAAAACTGGTCGAGCAAAAATATAAAAAATAA
- a CDS encoding YbjQ family protein, which produces MIVVNTDFISGKNIETIALVFGSTVQSKNMFKDFGAGLKNLVGGELGSYTKMMDEARGIAIEHMIKKAEQMNADAVINLRFSTSAVMQGAAEVTAYGTAVKFV; this is translated from the coding sequence ATGATAGTTGTAAACACAGATTTTATTTCGGGAAAAAATATAGAAACCATTGCTTTGGTTTTCGGCAGTACCGTCCAATCCAAAAATATGTTTAAAGACTTCGGAGCAGGCTTAAAAAACCTCGTCGGTGGTGAGCTGGGCTCCTATACTAAGATGATGGATGAAGCAAGAGGAATCGCTATTGAACACATGATAAAAAAGGCAGAACAAATGAATGCAGATGCAGTTATCAACCTACGCTTTTCAACATCTGCCGTAATGCAGGGTGCTGCAGAAGTTACGGCCTACGGAACTGCAGTAAAATTCGTATAA
- a CDS encoding ATP-binding protein — translation MKQIKRNTYLEQLIRKRENGLIKVVTGIRRCGKSYLLDPIFKNYLLKTGVPKDHIIKIELDKITNKKFHRNPLAFDEYIRSFLKDKKNYYLILDEIQLVEEFELVLTGLLYEKNVDIYVTGSNSKFLSSDVMTELRGRGDQIHINPLSFREFYAATGGDKYEGFAEYLHYGGMPLNLSMSTDREKSEYLKQLFDYTYIKDIVERNKIKRADILDSIIHILASSVGSLTNPQKIHDTFKSKGEKELSLNTVNSYLDAVEDAFIVKKALRYDVKGRKYINTPQKYYFADLGLRNAKLNFRQQEENHLMENVLYNELIIRGYNVDIGVVEIRQNNKRLQTEVDFVCNAGNERYYIQSALNIATPEKTEQESRPLMHIADNFKKIIVVKDVIKPWRTENGISVVGLLDFLLNENILTTL, via the coding sequence ATGAAGCAAATTAAGCGGAATACTTATTTAGAACAACTGATAAGAAAAAGAGAAAACGGTTTAATCAAGGTGGTAACGGGAATTAGACGGTGCGGAAAATCTTACCTTTTAGACCCGATTTTCAAAAATTATTTACTAAAAACAGGCGTGCCCAAAGATCACATTATCAAAATTGAGCTGGATAAAATTACAAACAAAAAATTTCACCGCAACCCTCTGGCTTTTGACGAATATATCCGTTCATTTTTAAAGGATAAAAAAAATTATTATCTTATTCTCGATGAAATTCAGCTGGTAGAAGAATTTGAATTGGTATTGACAGGCCTCCTTTATGAAAAGAATGTCGATATATATGTAACGGGGAGCAATTCCAAATTTCTTTCATCGGATGTTATGACGGAACTGCGGGGCAGGGGCGATCAAATCCATATAAACCCCTTATCGTTTCGTGAATTTTATGCAGCAACGGGCGGTGATAAATATGAGGGTTTTGCAGAATATTTGCACTATGGCGGTATGCCTTTAAATCTTTCAATGAGCACCGACAGGGAAAAATCAGAATATTTAAAACAACTATTCGATTATACTTATATAAAAGATATTGTTGAACGGAATAAAATTAAACGGGCTGATATTCTTGATTCAATTATACATATTTTAGCATCATCTGTCGGCTCATTAACAAATCCTCAAAAAATCCATGATACTTTTAAGAGTAAAGGTGAAAAAGAATTATCGCTAAATACGGTAAATTCGTATTTGGATGCCGTTGAAGATGCTTTTATTGTAAAAAAAGCTCTCCGCTATGATGTTAAGGGAAGAAAATATATCAATACACCGCAAAAATATTATTTTGCAGACTTAGGCTTACGTAACGCAAAATTAAATTTTCGTCAGCAAGAAGAAAATCATTTGATGGAAAATGTCCTTTATAACGAGCTGATTATTAGAGGTTACAATGTAGATATCGGTGTTGTTGAAATTCGCCAAAACAATAAACGTCTTCAAACCGAAGTTGACTTTGTATGTAATGCAGGAAATGAGCGATATTATATTCAATCGGCCCTAAATATCGCAACACCGGAAAAGACCGAACAGGAATCCCGCCCGCTTATGCATATTGCCGACAACTTCAAAAAAATAATTGTCGTAAAAGATGTCATAAAACCGTGGCGGACAGAAAACGGTATATCGGTTGTCGGCCTGCTGGATTTTCTACTTAATGAAAACATCTTAACAACATTGTAA
- a CDS encoding PD-(D/E)XK nuclease family transposase: MNNEKTFLNPKTDWVFKLMFSKGEEGNKALISFLNAFLEDSYGKIKKAEILNTELIRDRPSGETYRLDFLIKTDTGLLVDLEMQQFWKTNYPRRSQMYLMRLASRFLKSEPNEDDFLYAISLSVFGCDVPKNAELVKMPEGSVIQYLYVELNELIVYTMKKRLEEYNLKDFWIRFLANYEEDKKSGMLEELCRLEEGIRMAEATLFRVTDEERRMAIELSNEKYEMYVECERNEARRLGLEEGRAAGLEEGLVEGRAEGVKQTARMLKQLGDSIPKIIQVTGLSKEEIEQL; this comes from the coding sequence ATGAACAATGAAAAAACTTTTTTAAATCCCAAAACTGATTGGGTATTTAAGCTGATGTTTTCTAAAGGCGAGGAAGGCAACAAGGCTCTTATAAGCTTTCTTAACGCTTTTTTGGAAGATTCTTACGGTAAGATCAAAAAAGCCGAAATCCTAAACACCGAACTGATTCGGGACAGACCGTCGGGTGAAACTTACCGCCTCGACTTTTTAATTAAAACCGACACAGGTCTTCTTGTAGACCTTGAAATGCAGCAGTTTTGGAAAACCAACTATCCCAGACGGAGTCAAATGTATCTTATGCGGTTAGCTTCACGTTTTTTAAAATCGGAGCCCAACGAAGACGATTTTTTGTATGCAATAAGCCTCTCTGTCTTTGGCTGCGATGTTCCTAAAAACGCAGAGCTTGTAAAGATGCCTGAGGGTTCTGTAATCCAATATCTTTATGTTGAATTAAACGAGCTAATAGTTTATACTATGAAAAAGAGACTTGAAGAGTATAATCTAAAAGATTTTTGGATAAGGTTTTTGGCCAACTATGAAGAAGATAAAAAAAGCGGAATGTTGGAAGAATTGTGCAGATTGGAGGAGGGTATAAGAATGGCAGAAGCGACACTCTTTAGGGTAACGGATGAAGAGAGGCGAATGGCAATAGAACTCTCTAACGAAAAATACGAGATGTATGTCGAATGTGAAAGGAATGAAGCTAGAAGACTGGGATTAGAGGAAGGCCGTGCCGCAGGTTTAGAAGAAGGTTTAGTCGAGGGCCGAGCTGAGGGAGTAAAGCAAACCGCCAGAATGTTAAAACAGTTAGGAGATTCAATCCCCAAAATAATCCAAGTTACAGGACTGAGTAAAGAGGAGATAGAACAACTCTAA
- a CDS encoding bifunctional 2-polyprenyl-6-hydroxyphenol methylase/3-demethylubiquinol 3-O-methyltransferase UbiG, with product MCKENYYAKSLNSQKLFQVYETAIPRVKQYLDEEINFIKKKLTGNESVLEIGCGYGRILKKLYPYAKAVTGIDISEDSIKFAKEFLKDGSNIYLETMDAYKMNFKEEFDMVLCLQNGLSAIKGEPEELIQKCIKALKKNGRAYFSTYSSKFWNIRLDWFKEQADKKLLGEIDEEKTKDGIIICKDGFKARTFTEKDFDDLGKKSGLEYEIKEIDESSLFLIIKT from the coding sequence ATGTGTAAAGAAAATTATTATGCAAAAAGTTTAAATTCACAAAAGTTGTTCCAAGTTTATGAAACGGCGATTCCTCGTGTAAAGCAGTATTTAGATGAGGAAATCAATTTTATCAAAAAGAAGTTGACAGGCAATGAATCCGTCCTTGAAATCGGCTGCGGATATGGGCGTATCTTAAAAAAACTCTATCCCTATGCAAAGGCGGTAACGGGAATAGATATTTCGGAAGATTCAATTAAATTTGCAAAAGAATTTTTAAAAGACGGTTCAAATATTTATCTTGAAACAATGGATGCCTATAAAATGAATTTTAAAGAAGAATTCGATATGGTTCTTTGTTTACAAAACGGGCTTTCGGCAATCAAGGGAGAACCTGAAGAGCTTATACAAAAATGTATAAAAGCCTTAAAAAAGAATGGGAGAGCTTATTTTAGTACTTATAGCTCCAAATTTTGGAATATCCGTTTAGACTGGTTTAAAGAGCAAGCCGATAAAAAACTTTTGGGAGAAATAGATGAAGAAAAAACAAAGGACGGTATCATTATCTGCAAAGACGGATTTAAGGCCCGAACCTTCACCGAAAAAGATTTTGACGATTTAGGTAAAAAATCCGGCCTTGAATATGAGATTAAAGAAATAGATGAGTCAAGTCTATTTTTAATCATAAAAACTTGA
- a CDS encoding YjiH family protein yields MSDEKLNENKAVLEGKTDPKTIIRFVVYSLIGIFMFFIPIAIGGKKTIPLDHIVGFIQKIPYHAQYWGLLLCCVGVVFPFVTGSWKKTKVKMVFSIINILAIPFAIMTVFKVGPEALLAKGMLPFIYGKIVVPVTTIVPIGSVFLAFIVGYGLMEFVGVFMRPVMKPVWKTPGRSAIDAVASFVGSYSIALLITNRVYKEGKYTNKEAAIIATGFSTVSATFMIIVAKTLGFMEYWNFYFWTTVIVTFIVTAITARIYPLSKKADSYYEDRKGDIETDVKGNKFKIALGEAVKVCNSAPSLLQNVKINLLDGIKLAIGLAPSLMAIGSLGLIIAKYTPVFDIIGYIFVPFTWLIQLPEPVLAAKALATSIAEMFLPAPLVASASAGTRLVVAVACVSEILFFSASIPCMMSTEIPLKIKDYLIIWVERVILSILLTAPFVYIFTYLIAK; encoded by the coding sequence ATGAGTGACGAAAAACTGAACGAGAACAAGGCTGTTCTCGAAGGAAAGACGGATCCGAAGACTATAATCCGCTTTGTAGTTTATAGTTTGATCGGAATTTTTATGTTTTTTATTCCGATTGCAATCGGAGGAAAAAAGACTATTCCATTGGATCACATTGTAGGATTTATTCAAAAGATTCCCTACCATGCACAGTACTGGGGGCTCTTGCTTTGCTGTGTGGGCGTAGTTTTTCCTTTTGTAACCGGCTCATGGAAAAAGACCAAGGTAAAGATGGTATTCTCCATTATTAACATTCTTGCAATTCCCTTTGCAATTATGACCGTATTCAAGGTAGGCCCCGAAGCTCTTTTAGCAAAAGGAATGCTTCCATTTATCTACGGTAAAATAGTTGTTCCTGTTACAACTATTGTTCCTATAGGCTCGGTCTTTTTGGCATTTATTGTCGGTTATGGTTTAATGGAATTTGTCGGGGTCTTTATGCGCCCCGTAATGAAGCCTGTCTGGAAAACTCCGGGAAGAAGTGCCATTGATGCAGTAGCTTCTTTTGTAGGAAGCTATTCGATAGCCTTACTCATCACAAACCGCGTGTACAAAGAAGGCAAGTACACCAATAAGGAAGCTGCAATAATCGCAACGGGTTTTTCTACCGTATCCGCAACCTTTATGATAATCGTAGCAAAAACTCTCGGCTTTATGGAATATTGGAACTTCTATTTTTGGACAACGGTTATAGTTACCTTTATAGTAACGGCAATTACGGCAAGAATATATCCTCTATCCAAAAAAGCCGATTCCTATTATGAAGACAGAAAAGGCGACATTGAAACCGATGTAAAGGGAAATAAATTTAAGATCGCCTTAGGAGAGGCTGTAAAGGTTTGCAACTCCGCACCTTCCCTTCTTCAAAATGTAAAAATAAATTTGCTTGATGGTATAAAACTTGCAATAGGCCTTGCCCCTTCCCTTATGGCAATCGGAAGTTTAGGCCTGATTATTGCAAAGTATACCCCTGTCTTTGACATAATCGGGTATATCTTCGTGCCGTTTACATGGCTGATCCAACTGCCTGAACCCGTTCTTGCAGCAAAGGCTCTTGCCACAAGCATTGCAGAAATGTTCTTGCCGGCTCCCTTAGTTGCAAGCGCCTCGGCAGGTACAAGGCTTGTAGTGGCCGTCGCCTGTGTTTCGGAAATCTTATTTTTCTCGGCCTCAATCCCCTGTATGATGAGCACGGAAATCCCATTAAAGATAAAGGATTATCTTATCATCTGGGTTGAAAGGGTTATCCTTTCGATTCTGCTGACGGCCCCCTTTGTGTATATCTTTACGTATTTAATAGCAAAGTAA
- a CDS encoding class I SAM-dependent methyltransferase, producing the protein MIWDNVAGIYDIFANLYNSKVHEVLCKKINSMITNQDIVLECACGTGMLSLGVAQRCKKIIATDISKNMLKRAIKKCKAYTNAEFCEADILHLNYPDKSFTKVIAANVIHLLDDPYKALKELERVCSVKGKIIIPTYMNAKTSNKKRGLANLLGKKGSIFKIEFTYDSYRRFFFDAGYKNTEYSLIEGRVPCAVAVITKE; encoded by the coding sequence ATGATTTGGGACAATGTTGCAGGCATTTATGATATTTTTGCAAATCTTTATAACAGCAAAGTTCATGAGGTTCTTTGTAAAAAGATAAATTCTATGATTACAAACCAAGACATTGTTTTGGAATGCGCTTGCGGAACAGGCATGCTTAGCCTTGGTGTCGCTCAGCGATGCAAAAAAATCATAGCAACAGACATATCAAAGAACATGCTAAAAAGGGCAATAAAGAAATGTAAGGCCTATACAAATGCCGAATTTTGTGAAGCCGATATCCTTCACCTTAATTATCCCGATAAAAGTTTTACCAAAGTTATAGCCGCAAATGTTATTCATCTGTTGGATGATCCGTACAAAGCCTTAAAAGAACTGGAAAGGGTCTGCTCTGTAAAGGGGAAAATAATCATCCCTACATATATGAACGCCAAAACTTCTAATAAGAAAAGAGGCCTTGCAAATCTTCTTGGAAAAAAAGGAAGCATATTTAAAATAGAATTCACATACGATTCCTACCGTCGGTTTTTTTTCGATGCCGGGTATAAAAATACAGAATACAGTTTGATTGAAGGCAGGGTTCCTTGTGCAGTTGCCGTCATCACAAAAGAATAA